A region of Candidatus Poribacteria bacterium DNA encodes the following proteins:
- a CDS encoding zinc-binding dehydrogenase: MATRTSRATVMSGKDFEIREYPIVDPAPGTVLVRQELGGICGTDLHNWEFQRIDHDIILGHENVGVIETLGEGVDTDSLGNPVKEGDRIALSPSGGLGFSPSEEAPYLRGGFSEYIYLSNPATNMFIKTDLPPEIAVLAEPASCAAHCVSRGKIEFGDTVVIQGTGPIGLLALNWARVSGAGRLIVVGGPPGRLEMAKRLGADLTIDIAEVPDPEERKRIVRENTPQGNGADVVYECTGFLAAIPEGLDYIRHSGTYVVYGHFVDVGSFDCNPNQMLMRKNLRLEAGWGFERKHFIRAIPMLEKHAHLFEGFVSHILPLEDVSKGFDALHGSYHLDGKDAIKIAVEGGAIG; this comes from the coding sequence ATGGCAACCAGAACATCACGAGCCACTGTGATGAGTGGCAAAGATTTTGAGATTCGAGAGTACCCGATCGTCGATCCTGCTCCGGGAACGGTGCTCGTGCGTCAGGAGTTAGGCGGTATTTGTGGGACCGACCTTCACAACTGGGAATTTCAACGTATCGACCACGACATTATCCTCGGACACGAGAACGTCGGTGTGATTGAGACTTTAGGGGAAGGGGTCGATACGGACTCCCTCGGCAACCCCGTTAAAGAGGGGGACAGGATCGCACTTTCCCCAAGTGGAGGACTCGGTTTCTCTCCGTCGGAGGAAGCACCGTATCTGCGTGGCGGTTTCAGTGAGTACATCTACCTCTCAAACCCGGCGACAAATATGTTTATTAAGACCGATCTACCACCGGAAATCGCTGTGCTCGCGGAGCCTGCTTCGTGTGCCGCACACTGTGTGTCACGCGGCAAAATCGAATTCGGAGACACCGTTGTCATTCAAGGCACTGGTCCCATTGGCCTGCTGGCACTTAATTGGGCACGGGTCTCTGGTGCCGGAAGACTGATTGTCGTCGGTGGACCTCCCGGAAGGCTTGAGATGGCAAAAAGATTGGGAGCAGACCTTACAATTGACATCGCTGAAGTGCCGGACCCAGAAGAGCGAAAGCGGATTGTCAGAGAAAACACACCCCAAGGCAACGGGGCAGATGTCGTCTATGAATGCACCGGTTTCCTCGCTGCTATTCCCGAAGGCTTGGACTATATCAGGCATAGCGGCACCTATGTAGTTTATGGACACTTTGTGGATGTTGGTTCTTTTGATTGTAATCCGAATCAGATGTTAATGCGTAAGAATCTACGATTGGAAGCTGGATGGGGATTTGAGAGGAAACATTTTATCCGCGCCATTCCGATGCTTGAGAAACACGCACACTTATTTGAAGGTTTTGTCAGCCACATTCTTCCGTTAGAGGATGTGTCCAAAGGTTTCGACGCGCTTCACGGCAGTTACCACTTAGACGGAAAGGACGCGATTAAGATCGCTGTCGAAGGTGGTGCTATTGGATAA
- a CDS encoding NADP-dependent oxidoreductase, translating into MPNTVSRQIRLKNRIVGMPKEDDFEIVEATLPEPAVGEVLVENLYTSVDPYMRGGMRSAELGKPLEGRCAGRIVESNSDQFQAGDYVTGMQGWRDHYIASAESVTAVDLTVAPLQSFLGAVGMPGRTAYFGFLEIGQPKAGETVFVSAAAGAVGSIVCQIAKIKGCRVVASAGSDQKVAWLLETAGVDAAFNYKNVDDLEAELRKHGPDGLDIYFENVGGRHLQAALAVMNMHGRIPLCGMISQYNDVEPTPGPTNLSSAIGKRIRLQGFIVTDFMARNPEFYSDMRQWIAEGKIQWEETIVEGLENAPKAFIALFTGEKLGKIIVKV; encoded by the coding sequence ATGCCAAACACTGTAAGCCGACAAATTCGCTTGAAGAACCGAATCGTCGGTATGCCCAAGGAAGATGATTTTGAAATCGTTGAGGCGACGCTCCCTGAACCCGCAGTAGGAGAGGTGTTAGTTGAAAACCTTTACACGTCCGTAGACCCGTATATGCGTGGGGGTATGCGGTCGGCTGAACTCGGTAAACCCTTAGAAGGTAGATGCGCCGGTCGGATAGTGGAATCCAATAGTGACCAGTTTCAAGCCGGAGATTATGTAACGGGTATGCAAGGGTGGAGAGACCACTACATCGCGTCTGCAGAGAGCGTGACCGCTGTCGATCTGACGGTTGCACCGCTCCAGTCGTTTTTAGGGGCTGTCGGTATGCCCGGACGCACCGCCTACTTCGGGTTTCTGGAGATAGGTCAGCCCAAAGCGGGAGAAACGGTTTTCGTCTCCGCAGCAGCAGGTGCCGTCGGTTCAATCGTATGCCAGATTGCCAAAATCAAAGGATGCCGAGTCGTTGCGAGTGCTGGTTCCGATCAGAAAGTCGCATGGCTATTGGAGACAGCCGGCGTTGACGCAGCATTTAACTATAAAAATGTCGATGACTTGGAGGCTGAACTCAGGAAACACGGTCCCGATGGACTTGACATCTACTTTGAAAATGTAGGCGGCAGACACCTACAAGCCGCGCTTGCAGTGATGAATATGCACGGACGGATCCCCCTGTGTGGTATGATCTCCCAATACAACGATGTTGAACCTACGCCAGGTCCGACAAACCTCAGTTCCGCTATCGGTAAACGAATTAGATTACAAGGGTTTATCGTCACCGACTTCATGGCACGCAATCCTGAATTTTACAGTGATATGCGGCAGTGGATAGCCGAAGGCAAGATACAGTGGGAAGAGACGATCGTGGAAGGATTAGAGAATGCACCCAAGGCGTTTATCGCGCTTTTCACAGGCGAAAAACTCGGGAAAATTATCGTCAAAGTATAA
- a CDS encoding class I SAM-dependent methyltransferase, with protein MDVLPNEFMRTDFGHEVYDEWYLGPASYNFDPPEFVERHFPFYEKALSLSKDDKILEAGCGTGSYTREFSRRGYHVIGMDLSPNFLAEAKKITQRENLEIEFILGDYNEMRFKEKFSVIFFEGSFFYQSKEGLVSLLKRIHTALAPKGRVYFVHSNPSTRKKQFPTVDWSEIQENVFVLQKAEWNEDDQGERCTWLKIDLRTQKHYRCNFFNQHLRPDALKNCLVEAGFTDFHFYKKRRLEDFHPEKDNGFSVVATK; from the coding sequence ATGGACGTTCTCCCTAACGAATTTATGAGAACAGATTTCGGACATGAAGTATATGATGAATGGTATCTTGGACCTGCCAGTTATAATTTTGACCCACCGGAGTTCGTAGAGAGGCATTTTCCTTTCTATGAAAAGGCACTATCGCTATCTAAAGATGACAAAATATTAGAGGCAGGCTGTGGAACGGGCAGTTATACACGTGAATTTTCACGACGTGGATATCATGTTATCGGCATGGACCTGTCACCGAACTTTCTTGCTGAGGCAAAAAAGATTACACAACGCGAGAATTTAGAGATTGAATTTATTCTTGGTGATTATAACGAAATGCGTTTTAAAGAGAAATTTTCTGTTATTTTCTTTGAGGGTTCGTTTTTCTATCAATCCAAAGAAGGTTTGGTGTCGCTCTTAAAGCGAATCCACACAGCACTCGCACCTAAGGGTAGGGTTTACTTTGTGCATTCAAATCCGTCAACGCGAAAGAAGCAATTCCCAACGGTGGATTGGAGTGAGATTCAGGAGAATGTGTTTGTCCTACAAAAGGCAGAATGGAACGAAGATGATCAGGGAGAAAGATGTACTTGGCTTAAAATAGATCTAAGGACACAGAAACATTATCGGTGTAACTTTTTTAATCAGCACCTCCGACCGGACGCACTCAAGAACTGTCTTGTGGAAGCGGGATTCACAGATTTCCATTTCTACAAGAAACGTAGACTGGAGGACTTCCATCCAGAGAAAGATAATGGGTTTTCTGTAGTGGCTACAAAGTGA
- a CDS encoding phytanoyl-CoA dioxygenase family protein: protein MNVEKPKERYDQLIADGYCVVEDVLKEEMLNRLRSVTDELLDAQTEDQHAAYRSAGSMISVYMHSLFAELVVYPQTLQALEALGFLRPKWSSGYVISKPPQSPPLFWHQDWWGWNDPCSYTALPQQLFLMYYLVDTMPHNGCLRVIKGSHLNRHPLHDILPDAHGAALQRVDDADHPAYQHFPDEIDIPVKAGDLVIGDSRLLHASHGNESNKRRTVITLWYHPFFALLPAKMQAHIGRLRQSLAWSDGDWERIAELAPVCKGDIEPLKWNRNPGPELK from the coding sequence ATGAACGTTGAAAAACCGAAAGAAAGATACGATCAATTGATTGCTGACGGCTATTGTGTCGTTGAGGATGTCTTGAAAGAAGAGATGCTTAACCGACTTCGCTCAGTAACCGACGAACTACTGGATGCACAAACGGAAGATCAACACGCAGCCTATCGCTCCGCTGGTAGCATGATTAGCGTGTATATGCACTCACTGTTCGCTGAGTTGGTCGTTTATCCTCAGACATTACAGGCTCTTGAAGCGTTGGGTTTCTTGAGACCGAAATGGTCGTCGGGATATGTCATCAGTAAACCACCGCAGAGTCCACCCCTGTTTTGGCATCAAGACTGGTGGGGTTGGAACGATCCGTGCAGCTACACGGCATTGCCGCAACAGTTGTTCCTCATGTATTATCTGGTTGACACTATGCCGCATAACGGGTGCCTCCGTGTGATTAAAGGTTCGCATCTCAATCGGCATCCGCTGCATGATATACTGCCCGATGCCCATGGGGCAGCGCTCCAGCGCGTTGATGATGCTGACCACCCTGCCTATCAACATTTTCCGGACGAAATTGATATACCGGTGAAAGCGGGAGATCTGGTTATCGGCGACTCTCGGCTGTTACACGCCTCGCATGGCAACGAATCAAATAAACGCCGGACCGTGATTACACTCTGGTATCATCCATTTTTTGCGCTGTTACCTGCGAAAATGCAAGCACATATCGGGAGACTTCGGCAAAGTCTGGCTTGGTCGGACGGAGATTGGGAACGCATTGCCGAACTCGCGCCAGTCTGTAAAGGCGACATCGAACCGTTAAAATGGAACCGGAATCCGGGACCTGAATTGAAATAG
- a CDS encoding phytanoyl-CoA dioxygenase family protein: MFTWRNFKRKEGAMPQGPIFHPYTFGEQERKTLDSDGHFVLPGVLTSEAQENLTRSLSYILECSRTSKEGHEPNRFSAEYDSYLESLIAHPQMLELARQVLGEDIRYDHCVSLNRPGGNRGIGWHSHGYSDDDPSLGFVRIFFYVSGFEPDDGGLKAVPGSHLYRDARIHAQSDAELRESWLTGKTHPETGEPLEIEALSAPPGTVALMWTHAAHAVSPRKENSDTRWCVVYAYRNPGKPSGARWITPEFEQKPIPGAEGLMSLY, from the coding sequence ATGTTCACGTGGAGGAATTTCAAACGAAAGGAGGGCGCCATGCCACAAGGACCGATTTTTCACCCCTACACGTTTGGTGAACAAGAACGAAAAACGTTGGATAGCGATGGACATTTCGTCCTCCCTGGCGTGCTCACGTCGGAGGCACAGGAAAATTTGACCCGCTCCCTGTCGTATATTCTTGAATGCTCGCGCACGTCGAAGGAAGGACATGAGCCGAACCGGTTTTCTGCAGAATATGACAGTTATCTCGAAAGCCTGATTGCACATCCACAGATGCTTGAACTCGCACGGCAGGTGTTGGGTGAAGACATTCGATACGATCACTGTGTCAGTCTCAATCGGCCGGGCGGCAATCGTGGCATTGGGTGGCACAGCCACGGATACTCCGATGACGATCCGAGTTTGGGTTTCGTCCGTATCTTCTTCTATGTCAGCGGATTTGAACCGGATGACGGCGGTTTGAAGGCTGTTCCCGGAAGCCATTTGTATCGCGACGCAAGAATTCATGCCCAGTCCGATGCGGAACTGCGAGAAAGTTGGCTAACAGGAAAAACACATCCAGAAACAGGTGAACCTCTGGAGATCGAGGCATTATCTGCACCACCCGGTACAGTCGCGTTGATGTGGACGCATGCGGCACATGCTGTGTCCCCAAGAAAAGAGAATAGCGATACGCGGTGGTGCGTCGTTTACGCCTATCGGAATCCCGGAAAACCTTCTGGTGCCCGCTGGATCACACCCGAATTTGAGCAAAAGCCGATCCCCGGTGCAGAGGGATTGATGTCCCTTTATTAA
- a CDS encoding sulfatase-like hydrolase/transferase, whose translation MPQNKPHILFLINDEHRPDVLPIEGDTAIRTPTLSRFMDEGVYFRNAYTPSPICVPARQSFLSGLYPRNCGSLNFGDPMPTEVRTIPGQLGNYGYYSCCAGKMHFVGTDVMHGWQERVGRDIIGKNGYPYPPVKDEHYARPESEPGTGPKQSKVIQEVRDAQPGLGRWMLNDEYNVDGALLFLDEYFVDAPYDRPRSNPLCMAVSLIAPHYPYQCPMDLFNYYMQRVEPIVEEPNEQFGYDDFFRVRVGEDVTYRQAHRATAAYYGMIEWMDAQFGRVIEKLEHLNVLDDFIIVFLSDHGEMLGTKGLWEKQSYFEASARVPLSIWYPKRFGREPKIIEQNVSLVDLFPTLCELVDIPAPDELDGRSFLPLIDGNASDWHDTVYSELWRAQNGPSVMVKEGNLKYFQFNNDKGWPEQLFDLAKDPDERNNLIDAPAYADALSKLRAKADALPPPRRKDEHNRFIDPYRPITLSN comes from the coding sequence ATGCCACAAAATAAACCACACATTCTCTTCCTTATCAATGACGAACACCGTCCCGATGTGTTGCCGATCGAAGGGGACACTGCTATCCGCACCCCGACACTTTCTCGATTTATGGATGAAGGGGTCTACTTCCGCAATGCTTATACGCCTTCGCCGATCTGTGTGCCTGCCCGACAGAGTTTTCTTTCAGGACTCTATCCGCGAAACTGTGGAAGTCTTAACTTTGGGGATCCGATGCCGACAGAGGTCAGAACAATACCGGGACAGTTAGGAAACTACGGGTACTATAGCTGCTGCGCGGGCAAAATGCACTTCGTCGGGACAGATGTGATGCACGGCTGGCAGGAACGCGTGGGACGCGATATCATTGGTAAAAATGGTTATCCTTACCCTCCTGTTAAAGATGAACACTACGCACGCCCTGAATCGGAACCCGGCACGGGTCCGAAGCAGAGCAAGGTGATCCAGGAAGTCCGAGACGCACAACCCGGCTTAGGGCGTTGGATGCTCAATGACGAATACAATGTGGACGGTGCGCTGCTGTTCCTTGATGAATATTTTGTCGATGCGCCTTATGACCGTCCGAGATCCAATCCACTCTGCATGGCGGTAAGCCTCATCGCACCACACTATCCGTATCAGTGTCCGATGGATCTGTTTAACTACTACATGCAACGGGTGGAACCGATCGTTGAAGAGCCGAACGAGCAGTTTGGATACGACGATTTTTTCAGGGTCCGAGTTGGCGAAGATGTCACCTACCGTCAGGCGCACCGGGCAACCGCGGCGTATTACGGGATGATTGAATGGATGGACGCACAATTCGGGCGTGTCATTGAGAAACTGGAACATCTGAACGTCTTAGATGATTTTATCATTGTTTTTCTCTCTGATCACGGCGAAATGCTTGGCACGAAAGGACTGTGGGAGAAACAGAGTTACTTTGAGGCTTCGGCACGGGTGCCACTCTCTATCTGGTATCCGAAACGGTTCGGACGAGAACCGAAAATCATTGAACAGAATGTCTCGTTGGTCGATCTGTTTCCGACTCTATGCGAGTTAGTAGATATTCCCGCCCCGGATGAACTCGATGGACGTTCGTTCCTGCCCTTGATTGATGGAAATGCAAGCGACTGGCATGATACCGTTTATAGTGAACTGTGGCGTGCCCAAAACGGACCCTCTGTGATGGTTAAAGAGGGGAATTTAAAGTATTTCCAATTTAATAACGATAAGGGATGGCCCGAACAACTTTTTGATCTCGCCAAGGATCCGGATGAACGAAACAACTTAATCGATGCCCCCGCCTACGCCGATGCGCTCTCAAAACTGCGAGCGAAGGCCGACGCATTACCACCCCCGCGCCGAAAGGATGAGCATAACAGGTTCATTGATCCATATCGCCCGATCACGTTATCCAATTAA
- a CDS encoding NUDIX domain-containing protein, whose translation MAKIITGHRVGQNGIIRVGCSAVIFHKNRDKILLTRREDNNQWCLPGGGMEPGESASEACVREVEEETRLQVTIKRLIGVYTTPHQLIVYQDGNKIQLVALCFEAEVVGGELRLSCETTEYGYFSYQAIQELDLLLNHTQRIKDAYSGEMTTFIR comes from the coding sequence ATGGCTAAAATTATTACGGGGCATCGCGTTGGGCAAAATGGCATAATCCGTGTCGGATGTTCGGCTGTTATTTTTCACAAGAATCGCGACAAGATTCTATTAACGAGACGCGAAGATAACAACCAGTGGTGCTTACCCGGTGGAGGGATGGAGCCCGGAGAAAGTGCAAGCGAAGCATGTGTACGAGAAGTTGAAGAAGAAACAAGGTTGCAAGTCACCATAAAACGCTTAATCGGTGTTTACACAACCCCACACCAATTAATTGTGTATCAAGACGGGAACAAAATCCAATTGGTGGCTTTATGCTTCGAGGCAGAAGTTGTCGGTGGTGAACTCCGGCTGAGTTGCGAAACCACCGAATACGGATATTTCTCCTATCAAGCGATACAAGAATTGGATCTGCTTTTGAACCATACACAGCGTATCAAAGATGCTTATAGCGGAGAAATGACGACTTTTATCAGATGA
- a CDS encoding DUF1553 domain-containing protein produces the protein MSQTQLSPLNSRRWVCTRCVSFVLLLLGLAIVLQPVYAEKLQFDRDVLPILSDKCFACHGPDPAVRQANLRLDTKEGAFSAPSGYPIIVPGEPENSELVLRITHENIDQRMPPQISNRQPTQKDIDTLIQWIAEGAEWEEHWVYSLPERVEPATVENTGWVRNPIDAFILGRLEAEGLTPSVEADKRTLIRRLSFDLTGLLPTPAEVEQFLGDENPDAYQSLVNRLLSEPQYGEQMAMYWLDLVRYADTSGYHADENVSIWPYRDYVIKAFNDNMPFDQFTVENLAGDLLPNPTPAQKIAVGYNRLNQTTSEGGAQAKEYLAIYAADRVRTTASVWLGATLGCAQCHDHKFDPYTAKDFYSFAAFFADVEGPGVYPGRSKWEPVVMLPTSTQESVLQDIDDELAKLQQVFKTSSPALEAEQTEWENEVLSLLDATEPSDFAWVDDAQANGGRTEGTWEFVGKNEAPVFSKLYSRKQTAEAGKTVQHAFRGANRKFTVAEGDRLFAYIWLDPESPPETVMLQWNDGNWDHRAFWGEDKINFGEIGSDTPAHKPMGPLPAVGEWVRLEIDPADVGLEPESVLNGIAFVQFGGTAYWDMAGVATTRGSAVKHTHREEVIAAIQVDASVRTTHQREQIAAEYRRITPALDGIRNQISDLQKQKGELEAQIPYSLTTVSTLPRTTRVLPRGNWMDDSGEIVEPMIPAFLGDLGIKNRRPTRLELAQWIASKDNPLTARTFVNRLWALYFGTGLSGVLDDLGAQGESPTHPELLDWLAVEFVESGWNVKHIVKLLVTSNTYRQASKSNEVLEEKDAYNRLLARQSRWRLDAEAVRDNALMLSGLLIPKIGGPSVRPYQPTGYYANLNFPKRVYMHDTGENQYRRGLYTHWQRTFLHPSMMAFDAPSRQECTAERATSNTPMQALTLLNDPSYVEAARVFAARIIQEGGESVAERINWAYQWTLSRMPQPKELEIITNLYEKHQAEYTAHLDAANALVSTGEAPMTEDIAPDELAAWTSVARVILNLHETIMRY, from the coding sequence ATGTCCCAGACACAGTTATCACCTTTAAACTCTCGAAGATGGGTTTGCACGCGTTGTGTGAGCTTTGTATTACTCCTGTTAGGACTCGCTATTGTCCTACAACCTGTCTATGCTGAGAAGCTTCAATTCGACCGTGATGTTCTGCCGATATTGTCGGATAAATGCTTTGCGTGTCACGGTCCCGATCCCGCGGTCCGGCAAGCGAACCTACGGCTTGACACAAAGGAGGGTGCCTTCTCCGCGCCGAGTGGTTATCCGATTATCGTGCCGGGTGAACCGGAAAACAGCGAATTGGTCCTACGCATCACACACGAAAACATCGACCAACGGATGCCACCGCAGATTTCCAATCGACAGCCGACGCAGAAAGATATTGACACCCTCATCCAATGGATTGCTGAAGGTGCAGAATGGGAAGAACACTGGGTTTACAGTCTCCCCGAACGGGTTGAACCGGCTACTGTTGAGAACACAGGATGGGTCCGCAACCCCATCGATGCCTTCATACTTGGGAGATTAGAAGCAGAAGGCCTCACCCCGTCAGTGGAAGCGGATAAACGAACACTTATTCGTCGTTTGAGTTTCGATCTCACCGGATTGTTGCCTACACCTGCCGAAGTAGAGCAGTTCTTAGGAGATGAAAACCCCGATGCATATCAATCGCTTGTCAACAGACTTCTATCCGAACCGCAATACGGTGAACAGATGGCGATGTACTGGCTCGATCTGGTGCGCTATGCGGATACGAGTGGTTACCATGCTGACGAAAATGTGAGTATCTGGCCCTATCGTGACTATGTAATAAAAGCGTTTAACGACAACATGCCGTTTGATCAATTTACGGTCGAAAACCTTGCAGGTGATCTCCTGCCGAATCCAACGCCGGCACAAAAGATCGCTGTTGGTTATAACCGTCTGAATCAGACAACCTCAGAAGGTGGTGCGCAAGCGAAGGAGTATCTCGCGATCTATGCTGCTGACCGGGTACGCACGACTGCGTCTGTCTGGCTGGGTGCGACGCTCGGTTGTGCGCAGTGTCACGACCACAAGTTTGATCCGTATACCGCGAAGGATTTTTACAGTTTCGCTGCGTTTTTCGCTGATGTAGAGGGACCGGGGGTATACCCCGGTAGAAGTAAATGGGAACCCGTCGTAATGTTACCGACATCTACCCAAGAATCAGTACTCCAGGATATTGACGACGAATTGGCGAAATTGCAACAGGTATTCAAGACATCATCACCCGCATTGGAAGCCGAGCAAACAGAATGGGAGAACGAGGTGCTTTCACTGCTCGACGCAACAGAGCCCTCCGATTTCGCGTGGGTAGACGATGCCCAAGCAAACGGGGGTAGGACTGAGGGCACATGGGAATTCGTCGGGAAAAATGAGGCACCTGTTTTCAGTAAATTATACTCACGGAAGCAGACAGCGGAAGCCGGCAAGACCGTCCAGCACGCCTTCCGTGGCGCGAATCGAAAATTCACCGTAGCAGAAGGGGACCGACTCTTTGCATACATCTGGCTTGATCCCGAATCACCACCAGAAACCGTCATGCTCCAATGGAACGACGGCAATTGGGACCACCGAGCATTTTGGGGTGAAGACAAGATTAACTTCGGTGAGATTGGAAGCGATACACCTGCTCACAAGCCGATGGGACCGTTACCTGCAGTTGGCGAGTGGGTACGTCTTGAGATAGATCCAGCAGACGTTGGGTTGGAACCCGAGAGCGTCCTGAACGGAATCGCTTTCGTGCAGTTTGGTGGCACGGCTTATTGGGATATGGCTGGTGTCGCAACGACTCGCGGCTCGGCGGTGAAGCACACACATAGGGAAGAGGTCATCGCAGCGATTCAGGTCGATGCGTCTGTCAGGACGACACATCAGCGCGAGCAGATTGCCGCGGAGTATCGCCGGATCACACCTGCGCTTGACGGTATCCGAAATCAGATTTCAGATTTACAGAAGCAGAAGGGCGAACTCGAAGCGCAAATTCCTTACTCACTTACCACTGTGTCCACACTCCCGCGGACGACACGCGTGTTACCGAGGGGTAACTGGATGGACGATTCGGGCGAGATCGTCGAACCGATGATACCGGCATTCCTGGGTGACCTCGGTATCAAAAACCGCCGACCGACCCGTTTAGAACTCGCACAGTGGATAGCGTCAAAGGACAACCCGCTCACTGCCCGGACGTTTGTCAATCGGCTTTGGGCACTCTATTTCGGGACTGGATTATCCGGCGTCCTGGATGACCTCGGTGCCCAAGGCGAATCGCCGACACATCCTGAGCTGCTTGACTGGCTCGCTGTCGAATTTGTGGAGAGCGGTTGGAACGTTAAGCATATTGTAAAACTCCTTGTCACCTCAAACACCTATCGCCAAGCCTCGAAATCCAACGAGGTATTGGAGGAGAAGGACGCTTACAATCGCTTGTTGGCACGCCAATCCCGCTGGAGACTCGACGCTGAGGCGGTCCGCGACAATGCCTTGATGCTGAGTGGACTTCTTATTCCCAAAATTGGGGGTCCGAGTGTGAGACCTTACCAACCGACGGGTTATTACGCAAATCTAAATTTTCCGAAGCGGGTTTATATGCACGATACAGGAGAGAATCAATATCGTCGTGGGCTTTACACACACTGGCAACGCACTTTCTTGCATCCGAGTATGATGGCGTTCGATGCCCCGAGTCGTCAGGAGTGTACCGCTGAGCGGGCGACCTCTAATACCCCGATGCAAGCGCTGACGCTCCTCAACGACCCAAGTTATGTTGAGGCGGCGCGCGTCTTTGCGGCGCGGATTATCCAAGAGGGTGGTGAATCCGTGGCTGAGCGTATCAACTGGGCATATCAGTGGACCCTGTCTCGGATGCCGCAGCCGAAGGAATTAGAGATTATAACAAATCTCTATGAGAAGCATCAAGCCGAATATACTGCCCACCTTGATGCCGCTAACGCTCTCGTCTCAACGGGTGAAGCGCCTATGACAGAAGACATTGCCCCTGACGAATTAGCGGCATGGACTTCTGTCGCACGGGTAATATTGAATTTGCATGAGACGATAATGCGATATTAG